The uncultured Sphaerochaeta sp. genome includes the window TTCATACTGAACGCACATCTCCCCTTTGTCAGACATCCTGAATACCCGCGATTTCTTGAGGAAGATTGGCTCTTTGAATCCATCAGTGAGAGTTATCTTCCCCTGCTGAGGATGCTCAACCGACTTGTCCAAGACAAGATTCCTTTCAAGATGACCATAAGCCTCTCTCCCACGCTTTGCTGCATGCTCACCGATCCTGTACTTCAGGAACGGTTCCTCGAGTATCTTGAACGGCATATTGAGCTGGGGGAGAAGGAGGTTGCACGTTGTACCAAGGAACAACCAGAGTTCCTTGAGATGGCTCAGTTCTACCTGGACCAGGCACGAGAGAACCTTGGAGATTTCCAGGACCGATATCGTGGCAATATCCTCGATGGTTTCAAGGCACTGGAGATGAGTGGTCATCTGGAGCTTGCAACCACCGCTGCAACCCACGCATACCTCCCGCTTTACAAGGATTATCCAACTGCGATCAATGCGCAGGTGGAGCTGGGGGTACAGTCCTTTCTTACTACCTTCGGCCACCTTCCTAAGGGATTCTGGCTGCCTGAATGTGGATATTATCCCGGACTAGAGGAATCGTTGAAATATCATGGTATCTCATGGTTCCAGACAGCCAGCCAGTCCATGTTGCTCTCACCTGACAAGGTTGAGTATGGTACCTATCGTCCTGTACAGACCCCTAACGGAGTGGCTGCCTTCCCGAGGGATTTCCAGACTACCAGTCTGGTTTGGTCCAACGCCTCTGGGTATCCTTCCGACCGTTACTATCGTGAGTTCTACCGCGATATCGGTTATGATCTGCCGATGGACTACATCAAGCCCTATATCCATGAACCCTCGGTACGGGTGTTCACCGGGTATAAGTACTGGGCGATCACTGGTCAGACAGACCAGAAAGTTCCCTATCGTCGGGATCTTGCCCAGAAGCGTGTGGCAGATCATGCAAGGAATTTCCTGTACAACGTCAACAATAAAGCAAAGACCCTGGAAGGTGTACTGGACAAGGATCCCGTTTTTACCTTGGGATATGATGCTGAGCTGTTCGGCCACTGGTGGTTTGAGGGCATCGATTGGATTGAACAGGTGTTTCGCCAGAATGCGGAACTTGAACAGCCAACTGCCTTTGTCTCTCCCTCTTCCTTCCTGGGACAAGAGAAAGATACCTTGCAGAAGGTCAGACCTGCTTTGTCTTCATGGGGACAAGGTGGCTATAGTGCAGTATGGCTTGATGGTTCAAATGCTTGGACCTACCGGCATATCCACAAGGCCATTGAGAGGATGGAGGAACTTGCTGTTCGGTTCAATGACCAGATCAGCCTGAAGCAGAGATTCCTTAATCAGGCTGCACGGGAAGTGTTGCTTTCCATGGCAAGTGACTGGCCGTTCATCCTGTTCAACAAGAGCAGTACTGAATATGCTCAGAAACGAATTGGAGACCACCTGAGGAACTTCAATGTTGTCTATGGGAATATGTGCAAAAATGCCGTGAATACTGAGTGGTTGGTAAAGGCCGAAAAGCGAGATATTCTCTTCAGCGATATCGACTACAACATCTTCAATCCTGAAAGATAAATAGAAAAT containing:
- a CDS encoding 1,4-alpha-glucan branching protein domain-containing protein produces the protein MAKPSIAFILNAHLPFVRHPEYPRFLEEDWLFESISESYLPLLRMLNRLVQDKIPFKMTISLSPTLCCMLTDPVLQERFLEYLERHIELGEKEVARCTKEQPEFLEMAQFYLDQARENLGDFQDRYRGNILDGFKALEMSGHLELATTAATHAYLPLYKDYPTAINAQVELGVQSFLTTFGHLPKGFWLPECGYYPGLEESLKYHGISWFQTASQSMLLSPDKVEYGTYRPVQTPNGVAAFPRDFQTTSLVWSNASGYPSDRYYREFYRDIGYDLPMDYIKPYIHEPSVRVFTGYKYWAITGQTDQKVPYRRDLAQKRVADHARNFLYNVNNKAKTLEGVLDKDPVFTLGYDAELFGHWWFEGIDWIEQVFRQNAELEQPTAFVSPSSFLGQEKDTLQKVRPALSSWGQGGYSAVWLDGSNAWTYRHIHKAIERMEELAVRFNDQISLKQRFLNQAAREVLLSMASDWPFILFNKSSTEYAQKRIGDHLRNFNVVYGNMCKNAVNTEWLVKAEKRDILFSDIDYNIFNPER